The following proteins are co-located in the Ictalurus punctatus breed USDA103 chromosome 14, Coco_2.0, whole genome shotgun sequence genome:
- the ptdss2 gene encoding phosphatidylserine synthase 2 — MAKPEPKKSSTLAFSVKAGAEEQVINGPAEPPVTGAAHEPAVRAKPGNRSTESEVFDDGTNTFFWRAHTLTVLFILTCVLVYVTLLEETPQDTAYNTKRGIVASILVFLCFGVTQAKDGPFSRPHPAYWRFWLCVSVVYELFLIFILFQTVQDGRLFMKYIDPKLGVPLPERDYGGNCLIYDPGNTTDPFHNIWDKMDGFVPAHFLGWYIKTLVIRDWWMCMIISVMFEFLEYSLEHQLPNFSECWWDHWIMDVLVCNGLGIYCGMKTLGWLSMKPYQWQGLWNIPTYKGKIKRIAFQFTPYSWVKFEWRPASNLRRWLAVLGIIFMFLLAELNTFYLKFVLWMPPEHYLVLLRLVFFVNVGGVAMREIYDFMDDPKFHKKLGQQAWLVAAITVTEFLIVAKYDPNTITLPIPFFVMQCWILGIVLILTWTVWRFFIRDITLRYKETRRRKQEGSPEQERSPGDGSKTPVTSGRSKLNGNTDPVRQRKS, encoded by the exons atggccAAACCCGAGCCGAAGAAGAGCAGCACTTTGGCCTTCAGTGTGAAAGCTGGCGCGGAGGAGCAGGTCATTAACGGCCCCGCAGAGCCGCCGGTAACCGGAGCCGCTCACGAGCCGGCAGTCCGAGCCAAACCGGGCAACCGGAGCACCGAGAGTGAAGTGTTTGACGACGGAACCAACACTTTCTTCTG GAGAGCGCACACCCTCACCGTCTTATTCATCCTGACCTGTGTGCTAGTGTACGTGACTCTGCTGGAGGAGACGCCGCAAGACACGGCATACAACACCAAGAG aggGATTGTGGCTAGCATTCTGGTGTTCCTCTGTTTCGGGGTAACGCAGGCGAAAGACGGCCCTTTCTCACGACCACATCCAG CGTACTGGCGCTTCTGGCTCTGTGTCAGCGTTGTCTATGAGCTGTTCCTCATCTTCATTCTTTTCCAA ACGGTGCAGGATGGACGGCTGTTTATGAAGTACATCGACCCGAAGCTGGGCGTTCCTCTTCCAGAGAGAGACTATGGAGGAAACTGTCTTATCTATGATCCCGGAAACACCACCGATCCATTCCACAACATATGG GACAAGATGGATGGCTTTGTTCCTGCCCATTTTCTCGGTTGGTACATTAAG ACGCTGGTGATCCGAGACTGGTGGATGTGTATGATCATCAGCGTGATGTTCGAGTTCCTGGAGTACAGTCTGGAGCACCAGTTACCAAACTTCTCAGAGTGCTGGTGGGACCAT TGGATTATGGACGTGCTGGTGTGTAACGGTTTGGGTATATACTGCGGCATGAAGACGCTCGGCTGGCTTTCGATGAAGCCGTACCAGTGGCAAGGCCTGTGGAACATCCCCACCTACAA GGGGAAGATAAAGCGCATCGCCTTCCAGTTCACGCCGTACAGCTGGGTGAAGTTCGAGTGGAGGCCGGCGTCGAACCTGCGGCGGTGGCTGGCGGTGCTCGGCATCATCTTCATG tTCCTGCTGGCGGAGCTGAATACTTTCTACCTGAAGTTTGTGTTATGGATGCCACCCGAGCATTACCTGGTGCTGCTGAGGCTAGTGTTCTTCGTGAACGTGGGCGGCGTGGCCATGAGGGAAATCTACGACTTCATGGACGACCC GAAGTTCCATAAGAAGCTGGGCCAGCAGGCGTGGCTTGTGGCAGCCATCACGGTTACGGAGTTTCTCATCGTAGCGAAGTACGACCccaacaccatcacactgccgaTCCCATTCTTCGTCATGCAGTGCTGGATCCTCGGCATCGTCCTCATCCTCACATGGACCGTGTGGCGCTTCTTTATCCG CGACATCACACTCCGTTACAAAGAGACACGGCGGCGTAAGCAGGAGGGCTCGCCCGAGCAGGAGAGGTCCCCCGGCGACGGCAGCAAGACCCCCGTAACATCCGGCCGCAGCAAACTGAACGGAAACACGGATCCTGTACGACAACGCAAGTCCTGA
- the cdkn1cb gene encoding cyclin-dependent kinase inhibitor 1C → MSSVQFSVSGSGAARESFPQPARRSVCRSLFGPVDHDELNRDIEAKLREISDRDQKRWNFNFVSGTPLLGDYEWEGAAVEATPAFYQESVQVGKNRAVVLNVKPRTDAPNRENSAQDAAAGLTVSPESASARKPSSARRKTSTRLTTAAPHRITDFYAKRMKQGDLKRSESAPQNPLSFRSSEQTPRKRLR, encoded by the exons aTGTCCAGCGTTCAGTTTTCAGTCAGCGGTTCAGGAGCTGCGCGAGAGAGTTTCCCTCAGCCCGCGCGCAGGAGCGTGTGTCGGAGTCTTTTCGGACCGGTCGATCACGACGAGCTGAACCGCGACATCGAGGCAAAGCTGCGCGAGATCTCCGACCGGGACCAGAAACGGTGGAATTTTAACTTCGTCTCCGGGACACCGCTGCTTGGCGACTACGAGTGGGAGGGAGCCGCGGTGGAGGCGACGCCGGCGTTTTACCAGGAGTCGGTACAAGTCGGGAAAAACAGGGCCGTTGTCCTGAACGTTAAGCCGCGTACAGATGCTCCTAACCGGGAGAACTCTGCTCAGGACGCCGCTGCGGGTTTAACCGTTTCTCCGGAGAGCGCGAGCGCAAGAAAGCCGAGCTCCGCGAGGAGGAAAACAAGCACCCGGTTGACCACAGCAGCTCCACACCGCATTacag aTTTTTACGCCAAACGGATGAAGCAGGGAGATTTAAAACGGAGTGAGAGCGCGCCTCAGAACCCCCTCAGCTTCCGCTCCTCCGAGCAAACCCCACGGAAACGGCTCCGTTGA